In Thermoflexus hugenholtzii JAD2, a genomic segment contains:
- the rpoC gene encoding DNA-directed RNA polymerase subunit beta' produces MKEAPVEAKEFRALRISLASPEQILSWSYGEVTKPETINYRRLRPEKDGLFCEVIFGPTRDYQCYCGKYKGPRYKGIVCEKCGVEVTRASVRRERMGHITLAAPVAHIWYTRRVPSYLGLLLDISRRNLDRVLYFAQYVITSVDEEARQRALKRLEEEFERERRAIEAKYQKEIETLLAKVQKLEEKERQKLADREARIEEKWDAEVEALMREAQRTQARLEERLGKTIRVPIVFEPTGEVIADAGETVGREHLSALKRILEEQLNRIKEREAAERSRALARTEETLKALREAAEEKIAALKDQAAREIEALRQRIQADRDELVSLAPLQFLGENKYRELKSKWGQVFKAEMGAEAFLEILQRLDLEQMAKELWQEIRQAKSKQRRKKAIKRLQIVRAFLRSGNRPEWMILRVLPVLPPDLRPMVQLDGGRFATSDLNDLYRRVINRNNRLKRLLELGAPDVIIRNEKRMLQEAVDALIDNSQRGKAMSRRGRRELKSLSDMLRGKKGRFRRNLLGKRVDYSGRSVIVVGPQLKLHQCGLPKTMALELYKPFVIARLIQYNYATNIKGAKRLIERQRPEVWEVLEEVIKERPVLLNRAPTLHRLGIQAFEPVLVEGKAIQIHPLVCAAFNADFDGDQMAVHVPLSEKAVWEARNLMLSSKNLLLPANGEPVVGPTKDMVLGCYYLTMSPPNGAAGPTRVFASLEEVELVYQLGKISLHTPIRVYTRTVYDENGQRYPDGQPRPRLIETTVGRVLFNLALPEALRFVNETMDKGRLKDLVAQCFQWLGPEATVEMVDRLKDIGFQYATRSGVTIAVADLEIPPTKREVLARYEAMVAEVERQYRRGLLTDEERYNRVVDLWQRATNEIAEAVKQTMSPDNNVTIMAVSGATKGGFQPVAQLAGMRGLMADPAGRIIELPIRSNFREGLTTIEYFISTHGARKGLADTALRTADAGYLTRRLVDVAQDVIVNAYDCGTRAGIWIRASDDVGGQTLKERIFGRVLAAPVFDPKTGALIADTGTLLDEVLSERIEKAGVQEVYVRSPMTCQLRYGICALCYGRDLGTGRLVEVGTAVGIIAAQSIGEPGTQLTLRTFHTGGVAGVADITQGLPRVEELFEARKHPKGEGLMADIDGVVHIYRTEEGLRRIRLVKSELREDVYEIPGNWSIKVEDGQTVSEGQVLASRGDQQIVAQHGGRVVYRKGEPLKVVYEVREEREYDVPATARLLVEEGQKVKAGDALTEGPKNPHRILNLLGREAVQLYLLSEIQKVYRSQGVNINDKHFEIIIRKMLSKVQIINPGDTDFLPGDLVDRLILQDINARLVAEGKRPATARQVLLGITKAALATDSFLSAASFQHTIRVLAGTALEGKIDELRGLKENVIIGRLIPAGTGFKYYAEKRGMEDMSRGGTGPTLAEAVTTAIDL; encoded by the coding sequence ATGAAGGAGGCACCTGTGGAGGCCAAGGAGTTTCGTGCGCTGCGGATCTCGCTGGCCTCGCCGGAACAGATCCTGTCGTGGTCTTACGGCGAGGTGACCAAGCCAGAGACCATCAACTACCGCCGGCTGCGCCCGGAGAAAGACGGGCTGTTCTGCGAGGTCATCTTCGGCCCGACCCGGGATTATCAGTGCTATTGCGGGAAATATAAGGGCCCCCGTTACAAAGGCATCGTCTGTGAGAAGTGCGGGGTCGAAGTCACCCGCGCCTCCGTGCGCCGGGAGCGCATGGGCCATATCACCCTGGCCGCCCCGGTCGCCCATATCTGGTATACCCGTCGAGTTCCCTCCTACCTGGGGTTGCTGCTGGATATCTCCCGCCGCAACCTGGATCGGGTTCTCTACTTCGCCCAGTATGTGATCACCTCGGTGGATGAGGAAGCGCGGCAGCGCGCCCTCAAGCGGCTGGAAGAGGAGTTCGAGCGAGAGCGTCGCGCCATCGAAGCCAAATACCAGAAGGAGATCGAGACCCTTCTGGCCAAGGTCCAGAAGCTGGAAGAGAAGGAGCGCCAGAAGCTGGCGGACCGAGAGGCTCGCATCGAGGAGAAGTGGGACGCGGAGGTTGAGGCGTTGATGCGGGAGGCGCAGCGCACCCAGGCCCGCCTGGAGGAGCGGCTGGGGAAGACCATCCGCGTCCCCATCGTCTTCGAGCCCACCGGCGAGGTGATCGCCGACGCCGGGGAGACGGTGGGCCGGGAGCATCTCTCCGCCCTGAAGCGCATCCTGGAGGAACAGCTGAACCGGATCAAGGAGAGGGAAGCGGCGGAGCGCTCCCGTGCCCTGGCCCGGACGGAGGAGACGCTGAAGGCGCTGCGGGAGGCGGCGGAGGAGAAGATCGCCGCCCTTAAGGATCAGGCCGCCCGGGAGATCGAGGCGCTGCGCCAGCGCATCCAGGCGGACCGGGACGAGCTGGTGAGCCTGGCCCCCCTGCAGTTTCTGGGTGAGAACAAGTATCGCGAGCTGAAGAGCAAATGGGGTCAGGTCTTCAAGGCGGAGATGGGGGCGGAGGCCTTCCTGGAGATCCTCCAGCGCCTGGACCTCGAACAGATGGCCAAGGAGCTGTGGCAGGAGATCCGCCAGGCCAAGTCCAAGCAGCGCCGCAAGAAGGCCATCAAGCGCCTCCAGATCGTCCGCGCCTTCCTTCGCAGCGGCAACCGACCCGAATGGATGATCCTGCGGGTCCTGCCGGTGCTCCCGCCGGACCTTCGGCCCATGGTCCAGCTGGACGGCGGGCGCTTCGCGACCTCGGACCTGAACGATCTCTACCGGCGGGTGATCAATCGAAACAACCGGCTGAAGCGCCTGCTGGAGCTGGGGGCGCCGGACGTGATCATCCGCAACGAGAAACGCATGCTCCAGGAGGCCGTGGACGCCCTCATCGACAACTCCCAGCGGGGCAAGGCCATGTCCCGCCGCGGGCGCCGGGAGCTCAAGTCCCTGAGCGACATGCTGCGAGGGAAGAAGGGGCGCTTCCGCCGCAACCTGTTGGGCAAGCGGGTGGACTACTCCGGGCGCTCGGTGATCGTGGTGGGGCCGCAGCTGAAGCTCCACCAGTGCGGCCTTCCCAAGACCATGGCCCTTGAGCTCTATAAGCCCTTCGTCATCGCCCGGCTGATCCAGTATAACTACGCCACCAACATCAAGGGGGCCAAGCGGCTGATCGAGCGCCAGCGGCCCGAGGTCTGGGAGGTGCTGGAGGAAGTCATCAAGGAGCGGCCGGTGCTGCTCAACCGCGCCCCTACCCTCCACCGCCTGGGCATCCAAGCCTTCGAGCCCGTGCTGGTGGAGGGCAAGGCCATCCAGATCCACCCCTTGGTCTGCGCCGCCTTCAACGCCGACTTCGACGGGGACCAGATGGCCGTCCACGTCCCCCTCTCCGAGAAGGCCGTCTGGGAGGCCCGAAACCTGATGCTCTCCAGCAAGAACCTCCTGCTACCGGCCAACGGCGAGCCGGTGGTCGGGCCCACCAAGGACATGGTGCTGGGTTGCTACTACCTGACGATGAGCCCGCCCAACGGAGCTGCCGGCCCGACCCGCGTCTTCGCCAGTCTGGAGGAGGTGGAGCTGGTCTACCAGCTGGGGAAGATCTCCCTGCACACCCCCATCCGGGTCTACACCCGGACGGTGTATGACGAGAACGGGCAGCGCTATCCGGACGGCCAGCCCCGCCCGCGGCTGATCGAGACCACCGTCGGCCGGGTCCTCTTCAACCTGGCCCTGCCCGAGGCGCTGCGCTTCGTGAACGAGACAATGGACAAGGGCCGGCTGAAGGATCTAGTGGCCCAGTGCTTCCAGTGGCTGGGGCCGGAGGCCACGGTGGAGATGGTGGACCGGCTGAAGGACATCGGCTTCCAGTATGCCACCCGCTCGGGCGTCACCATCGCCGTGGCCGACCTGGAGATCCCGCCCACCAAGCGGGAGGTGCTGGCCCGCTACGAGGCCATGGTGGCCGAGGTGGAGCGCCAGTATCGACGCGGCCTCCTCACGGATGAGGAGCGCTACAACCGCGTCGTCGACCTCTGGCAGCGGGCCACCAATGAGATCGCCGAGGCCGTCAAGCAGACCATGAGCCCGGATAACAACGTGACCATCATGGCTGTCTCCGGCGCCACCAAGGGTGGCTTCCAGCCGGTCGCCCAGCTGGCCGGCATGCGCGGCCTGATGGCGGACCCGGCGGGGCGGATCATCGAGCTGCCCATCCGTTCGAACTTCCGCGAGGGCCTCACCACCATCGAGTATTTCATCTCCACCCACGGCGCCCGCAAGGGCCTGGCGGACACCGCCCTGCGCACGGCCGACGCGGGCTACCTCACCCGGCGCCTGGTGGATGTGGCCCAGGACGTCATCGTCAATGCCTACGACTGCGGCACCCGCGCCGGCATCTGGATCCGGGCGAGCGACGACGTAGGCGGGCAGACCCTCAAGGAGCGGATCTTCGGCCGCGTCCTGGCCGCCCCCGTCTTTGATCCGAAGACCGGAGCCCTCATCGCCGACACCGGCACCCTCCTCGACGAGGTGCTCTCCGAGCGCATCGAGAAGGCGGGGGTGCAGGAGGTCTACGTCCGCTCGCCGATGACCTGCCAGCTCCGCTACGGGATCTGCGCCCTCTGCTACGGGCGCGACCTGGGCACGGGCCGGTTGGTGGAGGTGGGCACCGCCGTGGGGATCATCGCCGCCCAGTCCATCGGCGAGCCGGGGACGCAGCTCACCCTGCGGACCTTCCACACCGGCGGCGTGGCCGGCGTGGCCGACATCACCCAGGGCCTGCCGCGGGTCGAGGAGCTGTTCGAGGCCCGCAAGCACCCCAAGGGCGAGGGCCTGATGGCCGACATCGACGGCGTGGTCCATATCTACCGCACCGAGGAGGGGCTGCGGCGGATCCGCCTGGTGAAGAGCGAGCTCCGTGAGGACGTCTACGAGATCCCCGGCAACTGGTCCATCAAGGTGGAGGACGGCCAGACCGTCAGCGAGGGCCAGGTGCTGGCCAGCCGGGGTGACCAGCAGATCGTCGCCCAGCATGGCGGCCGGGTGGTCTACCGGAAGGGCGAGCCCCTCAAGGTGGTCTATGAGGTCCGGGAGGAACGGGAATACGATGTGCCGGCCACGGCGCGCCTCCTGGTAGAGGAGGGCCAGAAGGTGAAGGCTGGCGACGCCCTCACCGAGGGGCCCAAGAATCCACATCGCATCCTCAACCTGCTCGGGCGGGAGGCCGTGCAGCTCTACTTGCTCAGCGAGATCCAGAAGGTCTACCGCTCCCAGGGCGTGAACATCAACGACAAACACTTCGAGATCATCATCCGCAAGATGCTGAGCAAGGTCCAGATCATCAACCCGGGCGACACGGACTTCCTGCCCGGCGACCTGGTGGACCGCCTGATCCTCCAGGACATCAACGCGCGCCTGGTCGCGGAGGGCAAGCGCCCGGCCACCGCCCGTCAGGTCCTGCTGGGCATCACCAAGGCTGCCCTGGCCACGGACTCCTTCCTCTCGGCGGCCTCCTTCCAGCACACCATCCGGGTGCTGGCTGGGACGGCCCTGGAGGGCAAGATCGACGAGCTGCGCGGCCTGAAGGAGAATGTGATCATCGGGCGCCTGATCCCGGCCGGGACCGGCTTCAAGTATTACGCCGAGAAGCGCGGGATGGAGGACATGTCCCGCGGCGGCACCGGCCCCACCCTGGCCGAGGCGGTTACCACCGCCATCGACCTGTGA
- the infC gene encoding translation initiation factor IF-3 yields the protein MLSSSRHPVPGKEAHISARKYRVNEAIRARQVRLIGPDGKQIGVVSLVEALALARQHGLDLVEVAPQADPPVCRIMDYGKFMYEQAKKEREARKALKQIVVKEIRLRPTTDPHHVGFKVRDARRFLTDGNKVKVQVRMRGREMTHLQLATDMLQRFAEQVADVGMVEIPPNMEGQSMVMVLAPLRRKGSQPAERKTESSPEVMEGAQDSNP from the coding sequence ATGTTATCATCTTCCCGGCATCCTGTTCCGGGGAAGGAGGCGCATATTTCCGCCCGAAAGTATCGCGTGAATGAGGCCATCCGGGCCCGTCAGGTCCGGTTGATCGGCCCGGATGGGAAGCAGATCGGTGTGGTTTCCCTGGTGGAGGCCCTGGCCCTGGCCCGCCAGCACGGCCTGGACCTGGTGGAGGTGGCCCCCCAGGCGGATCCCCCGGTCTGCCGGATCATGGACTACGGCAAGTTCATGTATGAGCAGGCGAAGAAGGAACGGGAGGCGCGCAAGGCCCTCAAGCAGATTGTGGTTAAGGAGATCCGCCTGCGGCCGACCACCGATCCCCATCACGTGGGGTTCAAGGTGCGGGACGCTCGTCGCTTCCTCACCGACGGCAACAAGGTGAAGGTCCAGGTTCGGATGCGCGGGCGGGAGATGACGCACCTGCAGCTGGCCACGGATATGTTGCAACGTTTTGCCGAGCAGGTGGCCGACGTGGGGATGGTGGAGATCCCCCCGAACATGGAGGGCCAGAGCATGGTGATGGTGCTGGCCCCCCTGCGTCGGAAGGGGAGCCAGCCGGCGGAGCGGAAGACCGAATCCAGCCCGGAGGTGATGGAAGGTGCCCAAGATTCGAACCCATAA
- a CDS encoding helicase C-terminal domain-containing protein — protein sequence MRSVFVALDLETTGLDPETDAIIEIGVVKFRGETVLDEWGTLVRPERPIPPAVVELTGIRPEEAEQAPPLRALLPRLRALVGDAVLVGHSIDQDLAFLRRYGLFRENEALDTYELAAILVPYAGGHSLSTLARDLGIPVEVVHRALEDARLTHRLFQALFERACQLPEPILEEIIRHAARFPWPPRRFFEEALRAVQRGRFADQSIGAQLRAKGRATAEAYLAPPPVRARPLRPRREPQPLDEEALARLLEPGGALSRIFPDYEHRPQQVEMLRAVAASFNEGTHRMIEAGTGVGKSLAYLIPAAVWALQNGERVVISTYTIPLQEQLLQKDIPVLQRLFSESGLADGSALRVALLKGRAHYLCPARVMQLRHAGPSSIDELRMLVKILVWLPTTRTGDGDELYLPTPAERALWARLSADNEACTAEVCAAWGEGGCFLHRARKAAEAAHLIIVNHALLFADVTTQNMVLPEHRHLIIDEAHHLEEAATRQLTVEIDRFGLLRLLQEAGGARDHRTGGLAGALTTLSRGLPPALRGPLTGLTRRLSEAVEAARTGVDVLMDALVAFLEAAAPGRGEHARKVLLQGAERQRPAWAAVEQAWELLSARWRAVQEALASIRAALTELLEHGFAEVEEPLGLVQVLSHDFERARQVLEAAIRNPSPDTVYWLEGQGEGGSWPHVRLHAAPLEVGPLVRRHLLGSRRCVIMTSATLQTVDRERQAPSFAFLKERLGAWEMEELALDSPFDYRRNALVYLVTDIPEPGQAGYQRAVEQAVLEAARAIGGRTMVLFTAYAPLRRAARALADPLARLGISVYEQRDGSSRRQLVERFRSAERAVLLGTRSLWEGVDIPGEALSCLIIAKLPFEVPDEPIFAARSARYRDPFLDYAVPEAVLRFRQGFGRLIRRRSDRGVVVILDRRVLTRTYGAWFLTALPPCTLHRGPLSDIGSVLKDWLMGAAAK from the coding sequence ATGCGCTCCGTTTTCGTGGCCCTCGATCTGGAAACCACCGGCCTGGATCCGGAGACCGACGCCATCATCGAGATCGGCGTGGTGAAGTTCCGGGGGGAGACGGTCCTGGACGAGTGGGGAACGCTGGTCCGCCCTGAGCGCCCCATCCCGCCCGCCGTTGTGGAGCTCACCGGCATCCGCCCGGAGGAGGCTGAGCAGGCGCCGCCGTTGCGGGCCCTGCTCCCTCGCCTCCGGGCGCTGGTGGGAGACGCCGTCCTGGTGGGGCATTCCATCGATCAGGACCTGGCCTTTCTGCGCCGCTACGGTCTCTTCCGGGAGAACGAAGCCCTGGACACCTATGAGCTGGCGGCCATCCTGGTCCCTTACGCCGGTGGCCACAGCCTCTCCACCCTGGCCCGCGACCTGGGGATCCCGGTGGAGGTGGTGCACCGGGCCCTGGAGGACGCCCGGCTGACCCACCGGCTGTTCCAAGCGTTGTTCGAGCGGGCTTGCCAGCTCCCCGAGCCCATCCTGGAGGAGATCATCCGGCACGCGGCCCGCTTCCCGTGGCCCCCGCGCCGCTTCTTCGAGGAAGCCCTGCGGGCCGTGCAGCGGGGCCGGTTCGCGGACCAGAGCATCGGGGCCCAGCTGCGGGCGAAGGGCCGGGCCACCGCCGAGGCCTATCTGGCCCCGCCCCCCGTGCGGGCCCGCCCCCTCCGCCCCCGCCGCGAGCCTCAGCCGCTGGATGAGGAGGCGTTGGCCCGGCTGCTGGAGCCGGGAGGCGCCCTCTCTCGCATCTTCCCGGACTATGAACACCGTCCCCAGCAGGTCGAGATGCTCCGGGCCGTGGCCGCCTCCTTCAATGAAGGAACCCACCGGATGATCGAGGCGGGGACCGGGGTGGGCAAGAGCCTGGCCTATCTGATCCCCGCCGCCGTCTGGGCCCTGCAAAACGGCGAGCGGGTGGTGATCTCCACTTACACGATCCCTCTCCAGGAGCAACTGCTTCAGAAGGACATCCCCGTCCTCCAGCGCCTGTTCTCCGAGTCCGGGCTGGCGGATGGATCGGCGCTGCGGGTGGCGCTCCTCAAGGGGCGAGCCCATTACCTCTGCCCGGCGCGGGTGATGCAGCTGCGGCACGCCGGGCCCTCCAGCATCGACGAGCTGCGCATGCTGGTCAAAATCCTGGTGTGGCTGCCCACTACCCGCACCGGTGATGGGGATGAGCTGTATCTGCCCACACCCGCGGAGCGCGCGCTGTGGGCCCGTCTCTCCGCCGACAACGAGGCCTGCACGGCCGAGGTCTGCGCCGCATGGGGCGAGGGAGGCTGCTTCCTTCACCGCGCCCGCAAGGCCGCCGAGGCCGCCCACCTGATCATCGTCAACCACGCCCTCCTCTTCGCCGACGTGACGACCCAGAACATGGTGCTCCCGGAGCACCGCCACCTGATCATCGATGAGGCCCACCACCTGGAGGAAGCGGCCACCCGGCAGCTTACGGTGGAGATCGATCGCTTCGGGCTGCTGCGTCTGCTCCAGGAAGCCGGCGGGGCTCGGGATCACCGGACCGGGGGGCTGGCCGGCGCGTTGACCACCTTGAGCCGGGGCCTGCCCCCTGCCCTCCGCGGCCCCCTGACCGGCCTGACGCGCCGGTTGAGCGAGGCCGTAGAGGCCGCCCGCACCGGCGTGGATGTCCTGATGGACGCCCTCGTGGCCTTCCTGGAGGCCGCTGCGCCGGGGCGGGGGGAACACGCCCGCAAGGTCCTCCTCCAGGGGGCCGAGCGCCAGCGCCCGGCCTGGGCCGCGGTGGAGCAGGCATGGGAGTTGCTCTCGGCCCGCTGGCGGGCCGTCCAGGAGGCGCTGGCAAGCATCCGTGCCGCGCTGACAGAGTTGCTGGAGCATGGCTTCGCCGAGGTGGAGGAGCCGCTGGGCCTGGTTCAGGTCTTAAGCCATGACTTCGAAAGGGCCCGTCAGGTCCTGGAGGCGGCCATCCGCAATCCCTCGCCGGACACCGTCTACTGGCTGGAAGGCCAGGGGGAAGGGGGGAGCTGGCCTCATGTCCGTCTGCACGCGGCCCCCCTGGAAGTGGGCCCGCTGGTGCGGCGGCACCTGCTGGGGTCCCGGCGCTGCGTGATCATGACCTCGGCCACCCTGCAGACGGTGGACCGGGAACGCCAGGCTCCTTCCTTCGCGTTTCTGAAAGAGCGGTTGGGGGCCTGGGAGATGGAGGAGCTGGCCCTGGATTCCCCCTTTGATTACCGGCGGAACGCCCTGGTGTATCTGGTGACGGACATCCCGGAGCCGGGGCAGGCGGGCTACCAGCGAGCGGTGGAGCAGGCGGTGCTGGAGGCGGCCCGGGCCATCGGCGGACGCACCATGGTGCTCTTCACCGCTTACGCGCCCCTGCGGCGGGCCGCCCGGGCCCTCGCCGATCCCCTCGCCCGGCTCGGCATCTCCGTCTACGAACAGAGGGACGGAAGCTCCCGGCGCCAGCTGGTGGAACGCTTCCGTTCAGCGGAGCGGGCGGTGCTGCTGGGGACCCGGAGCCTCTGGGAGGGGGTGGATATCCCCGGGGAAGCCCTCTCATGTCTGATCATCGCCAAGCTGCCTTTCGAGGTTCCCGACGAGCCGATCTTCGCCGCCCGGAGCGCCCGCTACCGCGATCCGTTCCTGGATTACGCGGTGCCGGAGGCGGTGCTGCGGTTCCGCCAGGGCTTCGGGCGCCTGATCCGCCGCCGTTCCGACCGGGGGGTGGTAGTGATCCTGGATCGGCGGGTGCTGACCCGCACGTATGGAGCCTGGTTCCTGACCGCCCTTCCCCCGTGCACCCTCCATCGAGGTCCTCTGTCCGACATCGGTTCGGTGCTGAAGGACTGGTTGATGGGCGCTGCGGCGAAGTGA
- a CDS encoding ABC transporter permease, whose amino-acid sequence MERSLRGLARTWGGRLDELTRALRQSVQSGALWVPILAVLTAMGIGGVVVFVATGKPQLALLAYQGLWEGAFGSPKALSETLVQMTPYVFAGLGIALAFHGGLFNIGAEGQLALGAIVAAWIGYALPSLVGGTIPALLHLPLAILGGALAGALWAAIPGWLKARTGGHEVINTIMMNYIALLMASYLLNGPMRDPSPTNVVARTPRIAETARLPRLFADPDLRLHAGFLIALGMALLVAWLLWRTTLGFEIRTVGLNPHAARYAGIPIVRITVLTMAMSGFLAGMAGAVQVTGLNYRHELSFNLGYGFDAIAIALLGKVHPMGVVLAAFLFGALRNGASRMQFLTQVPVDLISVIQALILMFVAAEAIVRTLYRPLFRGAAEEERMVLTRGWGEL is encoded by the coding sequence GTGGAGCGGAGCCTTCGCGGGCTGGCGCGGACGTGGGGCGGGCGCCTGGATGAGCTCACCCGAGCGCTTCGGCAATCCGTTCAGAGCGGCGCTCTCTGGGTCCCCATCCTGGCGGTCCTGACTGCGATGGGGATCGGCGGGGTTGTGGTCTTCGTCGCCACCGGCAAGCCTCAGCTGGCCCTCCTGGCTTATCAGGGGCTGTGGGAAGGGGCCTTCGGCTCCCCCAAGGCGTTAAGCGAAACCCTGGTGCAGATGACCCCCTACGTGTTCGCCGGGTTGGGCATCGCCCTGGCCTTCCACGGAGGATTGTTTAACATCGGGGCGGAAGGCCAGCTGGCCCTGGGGGCCATCGTCGCGGCGTGGATCGGCTACGCCCTTCCCTCTCTGGTGGGCGGGACCATCCCGGCTCTTCTGCATCTGCCGCTGGCCATCCTGGGTGGGGCGCTGGCCGGCGCCCTGTGGGCCGCCATCCCGGGCTGGCTGAAGGCCCGCACCGGCGGGCACGAGGTCATCAACACGATCATGATGAACTACATCGCCCTGCTGATGGCCAGCTATCTCCTGAACGGCCCCATGCGGGATCCCAGCCCGACCAACGTGGTGGCCCGCACCCCTCGCATCGCAGAGACCGCCCGTCTCCCCCGACTGTTCGCTGATCCGGATCTCCGGTTGCACGCCGGGTTCCTGATCGCCCTGGGGATGGCCCTGCTGGTGGCCTGGCTGCTCTGGCGGACCACCCTGGGCTTCGAGATCCGGACGGTCGGCCTGAACCCTCACGCGGCCCGCTATGCGGGCATCCCCATCGTCCGGATCACTGTGCTCACGATGGCCATGAGCGGCTTCCTGGCCGGGATGGCGGGCGCGGTGCAGGTGACGGGGCTGAATTACCGGCACGAGCTGAGCTTCAACCTGGGCTACGGCTTCGACGCCATCGCCATCGCCCTGCTGGGGAAGGTTCACCCCATGGGAGTGGTGCTGGCCGCCTTCCTCTTCGGAGCCCTGCGCAACGGGGCCAGCCGCATGCAGTTCCTCACCCAGGTCCCGGTGGATCTGATCTCGGTGATCCAGGCCCTGATCCTGATGTTCGTGGCCGCCGAGGCGATCGTGCGCACGCTGTATCGGCCGCTATTCCGGGGCGCGGCGGAGGAGGAGCGGATGGTGCTCACTCGAGGATGGGGAGAGCTGTGA
- a CDS encoding putative signal transducing protein, producing the protein MTEAEWIIVYEAGSLIEGQMIQARLQGEGIPARLRYEALHAVIAPVFSPVEVQVPPAWAEAARRVLSEPEGFEG; encoded by the coding sequence TTGACAGAGGCCGAGTGGATCATCGTCTATGAGGCCGGGAGCCTGATCGAAGGCCAAATGATCCAGGCCCGGCTTCAGGGAGAAGGGATCCCGGCGCGGCTGCGGTATGAAGCCCTCCACGCGGTGATCGCTCCCGTCTTCAGCCCGGTGGAGGTGCAAGTGCCGCCGGCCTGGGCGGAGGCGGCCCGTCGGGTGCTGTCGGAACCGGAAGGCTTCGAAGGATGA
- a CDS encoding large ribosomal subunit protein bL35 → MPKIRTHKATAKRLRYTGSGKLVRAKIGRSHLRRKRAKRTKRLYDEMLTVTEPFVYKMVKRLAPYLDRKD, encoded by the coding sequence GTGCCCAAGATTCGAACCCATAAGGCGACCGCTAAGCGGCTGCGTTATACCGGGAGCGGCAAGCTGGTGCGGGCCAAGATCGGCCGCAGCCACTTGCGCCGTAAGCGCGCCAAGCGCACTAAGCGGCTCTACGATGAGATGCTCACGGTGACCGAGCCCTTCGTCTATAAGATGGTGAAGCGGCTGGCACCCTATCTGGATCGGAAAGATTGA
- a CDS encoding YtxH domain-containing protein, which produces MAARESGGEFGAFLAGFLTGALVGAVVALLFAPRSGEETRRLLQERGIELKSQAEEVASQTRSQIEAALLEARRRAEEAAAEARRRAEEMRKWLEESRAQMEQMLAQARGAPSAPAGGSPTEGPSA; this is translated from the coding sequence ATGGCAGCGCGGGAGAGCGGTGGGGAGTTCGGCGCGTTCCTTGCTGGATTTCTGACGGGGGCTCTGGTCGGAGCGGTGGTGGCCTTGCTGTTCGCCCCTCGCTCGGGTGAGGAGACCCGGCGGCTGCTGCAGGAGCGGGGGATCGAGCTGAAGAGCCAGGCGGAGGAGGTGGCGAGCCAGACCCGCTCCCAGATTGAAGCGGCCCTCCTGGAAGCCCGGCGCCGGGCTGAGGAGGCCGCCGCGGAGGCCCGCCGGCGAGCGGAGGAGATGCGGAAGTGGCTGGAGGAGAGCCGGGCGCAGATGGAGCAGATGCTCGCCCAGGCCCGGGGTGCCCCTTCCGCTCCCGCCGGGGGATCCCCCACGGAAGGCCCTTCGGCCTGA